From a single Aggregatilinea lenta genomic region:
- a CDS encoding class I SAM-dependent methyltransferase, producing the protein MTWGILAAVIGAVTLVAALLWYLVIKTEGIYLGRRAVIWLYDVYAGRYDDIKQYDPITEDYFLARPIMQRLTHVRAPLVLDVATGTGRLPLALLEQPDFQGRIVALDLSRKMLAGAAPKLAPYGNRASLLHLPAERLPFPNGTFDLVTCLEALEFMMDPRAVLRELVRVLRPGGLLVLTNRQGLDAKLMPGRTFTHDTLKDLLKDLGLTRVEIDLWQVDYRIAWAEKPGTLPPAGPLALEEIWCCPSCGAIEMIPVGGGWRCLSCEARVPVGDDGVIEAERFSKN; encoded by the coding sequence ATGACTTGGGGCATTCTTGCAGCGGTGATCGGCGCAGTGACGCTGGTCGCCGCGCTGCTGTGGTATTTGGTGATCAAGACCGAGGGCATCTACCTGGGTCGCCGCGCGGTGATCTGGCTCTACGACGTCTACGCGGGCCGCTACGACGACATCAAGCAGTACGATCCCATCACCGAGGACTATTTCCTCGCGCGGCCCATCATGCAGCGCCTGACGCACGTCCGCGCGCCGCTGGTGCTCGACGTGGCGACCGGCACGGGCCGTCTGCCGCTCGCGCTGCTGGAACAGCCGGACTTTCAGGGGCGCATCGTCGCGCTCGACCTCAGCCGCAAGATGCTCGCCGGAGCCGCGCCCAAGCTGGCCCCCTACGGTAACCGTGCGTCGCTGCTGCACCTGCCCGCCGAGCGCCTGCCCTTCCCCAACGGCACGTTCGACCTCGTGACCTGCCTCGAAGCGCTCGAATTCATGATGGACCCGCGCGCCGTGCTGCGCGAGCTGGTGCGCGTGCTGCGCCCCGGCGGCCTGCTGGTGCTCACCAACCGCCAGGGCCTCGACGCCAAGCTGATGCCGGGCCGCACCTTCACACATGACACGCTGAAGGATCTGCTCAAGGATCTGGGACTGACGCGCGTCGAAATCGACCTGTGGCAGGTGGATTACCGCATCGCCTGGGCGGAAAAGCCGGGCACGCTGCCGCCCGCCGGACCGCTAGCGCTGGAAGAAATCTGGTGTTGTCCTTCGTGCGGCGCAATCGAAATGATCCCGGTCGGGGGCGGCTGGCGCTGCCTGAGCTGCGAAGCGCGCGTGCCGGTGGGGGATGACGGCGTGATCGAGGCCGAGCGGTTCAGCAAAAACTAA
- a CDS encoding potassium channel family protein yields the protein MVSFLLTFVRLARAVARSWNDPEFRALVVVFVVLLASGTIFYAGVEGWSVLDALYFSVATMSTVGYGDFAPQTNVGKIFTIIYLLVGVGVFVALVGKLALAVIQKSNDPA from the coding sequence GTGGTTTCCTTTTTGTTGACTTTTGTGCGTCTGGCGCGCGCCGTGGCGCGGAGTTGGAACGATCCCGAATTCCGCGCGTTGGTGGTGGTGTTCGTCGTGCTGCTCGCCAGCGGCACGATCTTCTATGCGGGCGTCGAGGGCTGGTCGGTGCTCGACGCGCTGTATTTCAGCGTCGCCACCATGTCCACCGTGGGCTATGGCGATTTCGCTCCGCAGACCAACGTGGGCAAGATCTTCACCATTATTTACCTGCTGGTCGGCGTCGGTGTCTTCGTCGCGCTGGTGGGCAAGCTCGCCCTGGCCGTCATCCAGAAATCAAACGATCCGGCCTAA
- the argS gene encoding arginine--tRNA ligase produces MNPIPNQLAALIREALVRAQAAGELPAFDLPESIPVQRSAKPELGDYASPVAMQLAKPARQAPLAIAQKIAAHLVPPDYVTGVEVAAPGFLNFRLDPAWLLAQVEAIIAAGEDVFTLDLGAGQTAQVECVSANPTGPITVGRTRGGVIGSAMANILTALGYTVQMEYYFNNAGRQMEMLGRSVQARYLEALGLPFEFPEAGYQGDYIGDIARDLVTQRGDALKDAEWTAFKDEAERAIFAWIERSLARVSMKFDRFFNENSLYESGAVWQILEQLEQGGYVYRAVNREGASDEEIAKTPADAKDAVWFRSTLLGDEEDRVLVKSSGEPTYALPDIAYHVDKLDRGYSFLVNVLGTDHIIEAQTVARGLQAIGRDPRPVHVLLHQFVTLFEGGEARKMSTRRGEYVTLDELVDDVGADVVRYFILARSPNSHLEFDLDLARQQANENPVYYIQNAHVRCAGIFRQAADQGLTDDGADLSLLGAPEHTFLRKMLELPEVLVQAYDELAPHKVAFYALDLARQFHPLYEEVRVLHSEVPADVAKARLRFYRAAQIVFKRVLTLMGMSAPEIM; encoded by the coding sequence GTGAATCCGATTCCCAACCAGCTCGCCGCCCTGATCCGCGAGGCGCTCGTCCGCGCCCAGGCCGCCGGAGAGCTGCCCGCCTTCGATCTGCCCGAATCCATCCCGGTCCAGCGCAGCGCCAAGCCCGAACTGGGCGACTACGCCAGCCCGGTCGCCATGCAGCTTGCCAAGCCTGCGCGCCAGGCCCCACTCGCCATCGCGCAGAAGATCGCCGCGCATCTCGTCCCGCCGGACTACGTGACCGGCGTGGAAGTGGCCGCGCCCGGCTTCCTGAACTTCCGCCTCGATCCGGCGTGGCTGCTGGCCCAGGTGGAAGCGATCATTGCCGCCGGGGAGGACGTCTTCACGCTGGACCTCGGTGCGGGCCAGACCGCGCAGGTGGAGTGCGTCAGCGCCAACCCGACCGGCCCGATCACCGTGGGCCGCACGCGCGGCGGCGTGATCGGCAGCGCGATGGCCAACATCCTCACCGCGCTCGGCTACACCGTGCAGATGGAGTACTACTTCAACAACGCGGGCCGCCAGATGGAGATGCTGGGGCGCAGCGTCCAGGCGCGCTACCTGGAGGCGCTCGGCCTGCCGTTCGAGTTTCCCGAAGCGGGCTACCAGGGCGACTACATTGGCGACATCGCCCGCGATCTCGTGACTCAGCGCGGCGACGCACTCAAGGACGCCGAGTGGACCGCGTTCAAGGACGAGGCGGAACGCGCGATCTTCGCCTGGATCGAGCGCAGTCTGGCCCGCGTCAGCATGAAGTTCGACCGCTTCTTCAACGAGAACAGCCTCTACGAGAGCGGCGCGGTGTGGCAGATCCTCGAACAGTTGGAACAGGGCGGCTACGTCTATCGTGCCGTGAACCGCGAAGGCGCGAGCGACGAAGAGATCGCCAAGACCCCGGCGGACGCGAAAGACGCGGTCTGGTTCCGCTCTACCCTGCTCGGCGACGAGGAAGACCGCGTGCTGGTCAAGTCCTCCGGCGAGCCGACCTATGCCCTGCCGGACATCGCCTACCATGTCGATAAGCTCGATCGCGGTTATTCGTTCCTGGTCAACGTGCTCGGCACGGATCACATCATCGAGGCGCAGACGGTCGCGCGCGGCTTGCAGGCCATTGGGCGCGATCCGCGCCCGGTGCACGTGCTTCTGCACCAGTTCGTGACCCTGTTCGAAGGCGGCGAGGCGCGTAAGATGAGCACCCGGCGCGGCGAATACGTCACGCTCGACGAGCTGGTGGACGACGTCGGCGCGGACGTGGTGCGCTATTTCATCCTGGCCCGCAGCCCCAACAGCCACCTCGAATTTGACCTGGATCTCGCGCGCCAGCAGGCCAACGAAAACCCGGTCTACTACATCCAGAACGCGCACGTCCGCTGCGCCGGGATCTTCCGGCAGGCCGCCGACCAGGGCCTCACCGACGACGGCGCGGATCTGTCGCTGCTGGGCGCGCCGGAGCATACCTTCCTGCGCAAAATGCTCGAACTGCCCGAAGTGCTCGTGCAGGCCTACGACGAACTCGCGCCGCACAAGGTTGCGTTCTACGCGCTGGACCTCGCGCGCCAGTTCCACCCGCTCTACGAGGAAGTCCGCGTGCTGCACAGCGAAGTCCCGGCGGACGTGGCGAAAGCCCGCCTGCGCTTCTATCGCGCCGCGCAGATCGTCTTCAAGCGCGTGCTGACGCTGATGGGCATGTCCGCGCCGGAAATCATGTAA
- a CDS encoding HAD family hydrolase: protein MQPVEAILFDMDGVVTDTRADVDRTWQVVAQQAGVTLTADDFDRHVYGCKAETTLAALFPMIPESDWDTVLQPMLASEAAALYVAMPGVVRLLDVLRTQGVRTALVTSGAPFKVELVCAQLGLHDAFEVVVTGDDVARGKPDPDCYLRGAEALDVKPRNCLVFEDAISGVTAATHAGMQCIGISARGDHLVAAGAAYTIPDFTRATIMSSPVPGQTWLFTSPGRCIPLKTH from the coding sequence ATGCAGCCGGTGGAAGCGATTTTGTTCGATATGGACGGCGTGGTGACCGATACCCGCGCCGATGTGGACCGCACGTGGCAGGTCGTCGCGCAGCAGGCGGGCGTGACGCTCACCGCAGACGATTTCGACCGCCACGTGTACGGATGCAAAGCGGAAACCACGCTTGCGGCGCTGTTCCCGATGATCCCTGAATCAGACTGGGACACGGTGCTCCAGCCGATGCTCGCCAGCGAGGCCGCCGCGTTGTACGTCGCCATGCCGGGCGTCGTGCGCCTGCTCGACGTGCTGCGCACCCAGGGTGTCCGAACCGCGCTGGTAACCAGCGGCGCGCCGTTCAAGGTCGAGCTGGTGTGCGCGCAGTTGGGACTGCACGACGCGTTCGAGGTTGTCGTCACCGGCGACGACGTAGCGCGCGGCAAGCCCGATCCCGACTGTTACCTGCGCGGCGCGGAGGCCCTCGACGTGAAGCCGCGCAACTGCCTCGTGTTCGAGGACGCGATCAGCGGCGTCACCGCCGCCACGCACGCCGGGATGCAGTGCATCGGCATCAGCGCGCGCGGGGATCACCTCGTCGCAGCGGGCGCGGCCTACACCATTCCCGACTTCACCCGCGCGACGATCATGTCGTCGCCCGTACCGGGACAGACCTGGCTGTTCACGTCACCGGGCCGCTGCATTCCGCTCAAAACCCATTAG
- the dcd gene encoding dCTP deaminase, whose product MSIKPDHWIRKMAQEHGMIDPFVDGQVRNGVISYGVSSYGYDIRVADEFKIFTNVFSAIVDPKAFDPRSMVDFRGDICVIPPNSFVLAKTVEYFRIPRNVLTICVGKSTYARCGLIVNVTPFEPEWEGFVTLEISNTTPLPARIYANEGIAQVLFFEADEVCDISYADKKGKYQHQQTIELPRL is encoded by the coding sequence TTGAGCATCAAACCCGACCACTGGATACGCAAGATGGCACAAGAGCACGGCATGATCGACCCGTTCGTGGACGGCCAGGTACGCAACGGCGTGATCAGCTACGGCGTGTCCTCCTACGGCTACGACATCCGCGTTGCCGACGAGTTCAAGATCTTCACCAACGTCTTCAGCGCCATCGTCGACCCGAAGGCGTTCGATCCGCGGTCGATGGTGGACTTTCGCGGCGACATCTGCGTGATTCCGCCCAACTCGTTCGTGCTGGCCAAGACGGTCGAATATTTCCGCATCCCGCGCAACGTCCTGACGATCTGCGTCGGCAAGAGCACCTACGCGCGCTGCGGCCTGATCGTCAACGTGACGCCCTTCGAGCCGGAATGGGAAGGCTTCGTTACACTGGAAATCAGCAACACGACGCCGCTGCCCGCGCGCATTTACGCCAACGAGGGCATCGCGCAGGTGCTGTTCTTCGAGGCGGACGAGGTATGCGACATCTCCTACGCGGACAAGAAGGGCAAGTACCAGCACCAGCAGACCATCGAGCTGCCCCGGCTGTAA
- a CDS encoding site-2 protease family protein — translation MSLSESFTNASHTESPAESQAPPSTPGAVSAAPDANLLKLRRALDGVLEIAGEQRDYQQRVGQIYVFRGHLLAPRDTAYATLTERVKPLGFTPMLQQERGEAVVIAIEGDLPQRRFNSPWWVHLGLLLATIVTTTVMGASIVGWPPSTFFDTINAGNTRALWDYLQKGLPFSLTLLAILGTHEMGHYVAGRLHGVKVTLPFFIPLPVPNSLGTLGAVIFIKSPLLNRRALFDVGLAGPLAGLVVALPLYALGLTLPQAVGLPMSWLSANITRVANPPLLEGIARVVAPEVGNLDRFVLHGHPMALAAWFGVLLTALNLLPLGQFDGGHVAYALFGRRAWTLAMITFTVLIMLGFVGGVFMWLIWAFMGLLTGLRHPPPHDDMQPLGMARTVIGLATVAIFFLILAPVPFYAPT, via the coding sequence ATGAGTCTCTCCGAATCGTTCACCAATGCCAGCCACACCGAGTCACCGGCAGAATCGCAGGCGCCGCCGTCCACACCGGGCGCTGTATCCGCTGCCCCGGACGCCAACCTGCTCAAGCTGCGCCGCGCGCTCGACGGCGTGCTGGAGATCGCAGGCGAGCAGCGCGACTACCAGCAGCGCGTCGGTCAGATTTACGTCTTTCGCGGTCACCTGCTTGCCCCGCGCGACACAGCCTACGCCACGCTGACCGAGCGGGTCAAGCCGCTCGGCTTTACGCCCATGCTCCAGCAGGAGCGCGGCGAGGCGGTCGTGATCGCGATCGAGGGCGACCTGCCCCAGCGCCGCTTCAACTCGCCGTGGTGGGTGCACCTGGGGTTGCTGCTGGCGACGATCGTCACGACGACCGTCATGGGCGCGTCGATCGTCGGTTGGCCGCCGTCCACCTTCTTCGACACCATCAACGCGGGCAACACGCGCGCCCTGTGGGACTACCTGCAAAAGGGCCTGCCGTTTTCGCTGACGCTGCTGGCGATCCTCGGCACGCACGAAATGGGCCACTACGTCGCGGGACGCCTGCACGGCGTCAAGGTGACGCTGCCGTTCTTCATCCCGCTGCCCGTACCCAACTCGCTCGGCACGCTCGGCGCGGTGATCTTCATCAAAAGCCCGCTGCTCAACCGGCGCGCGCTGTTCGACGTGGGCCTCGCCGGGCCGCTGGCCGGGCTGGTCGTCGCGCTGCCGCTGTACGCCCTCGGACTGACCCTGCCGCAAGCGGTCGGGCTGCCGATGAGCTGGCTGAGCGCCAACATCACGCGCGTCGCCAACCCGCCCCTGCTGGAGGGCATCGCGCGCGTCGTCGCGCCGGAAGTCGGCAACCTGGATCGTTTCGTATTACACGGCCATCCGATGGCATTGGCGGCGTGGTTCGGCGTGCTGCTGACCGCGCTCAACCTGCTGCCGCTCGGCCAGTTCGACGGCGGGCACGTCGCCTACGCCTTGTTCGGACGGCGCGCCTGGACGCTGGCGATGATCACGTTCACGGTGCTGATCATGCTCGGCTTCGTGGGCGGCGTCTTCATGTGGCTGATCTGGGCGTTCATGGGGCTGCTGACCGGGCTGCGCCATCCCCCGCCCCACGACGATATGCAGCCGCTCGGCATGGCACGCACGGTGATCGGGCTGGCGACGGTGGCGATCTTCTTCCTGATCCTGGCGCCGGTGCCGTTTTACGCCCCGACGTAA
- a CDS encoding ATP-binding protein, translating to MNYQRSPGGTARVERHFTDMRIPALVLEHWISLGIGILLSLILTAWAVLQAPAADVAAWLAAIPAAIGLGYALGRAPAAHKHAALHETTESLRQQVRDLVALRDVALALGATFDHDAILAQIPHILVDLLQVERGLVLLYDEKESTWRVGACCGTARSKPHPSALKHRQVTLSNSARDPLTASWLRGEPVLHDDPGVGASPLRDLLDSIGFRRFYAVPLRIGEHLTGAIVVHSAPNNPTVTLRQRSLLDALAANLAVTLENARLYHLTDEQLNARVHELRILGQIDRELNAALSTDRVINLTFDWALRFTGSHTAALAVIDLDTERVSFVSAYGYSPDEWAHLRAAVTSIHTGVTGRVARSGEPAIVSNVAEDPDYIDVVQNIRSLLVVPMVREERVTGVLLLSSYDLDSFTPDDLEFTGRLATRVAVALDNARLFDATQREQQKLEVILGSTTDAVIVVEHSGRLALVNQAALASFHMPPRIAYTEHSFEEVFADTPLVRLYRRARQLDHALMEEIKLPDDRTYHTSLVPVAEVGWSIVLHDVTPFKRTEQLKTELVATASHDLKNPLSVILGYLDLITMTHTLTPQGAEYISRVHLAVTHMRELIDDLLDMARIESGLTLRYTPISLPMLVVQEVQTQAVKADQKQIRVTVQAPPDLPFIQADEQRLRQIIGNLISNALKYTPEGGNVSIHAEQRGDAVRVAIHDTGIGISPEDQAQIFTRFYRVRSPETEGIEGTGLGLAIVKNLVEAHGGQIGLESRLGEGSTFFFTLPIHPIEVSEKNHTAPEL from the coding sequence ATGAACTATCAGCGATCCCCAGGAGGGACAGCTCGGGTAGAGCGTCACTTCACCGACATGCGTATACCGGCGCTTGTCCTGGAACACTGGATCAGCCTGGGGATAGGCATCCTCCTCTCGCTCATCCTGACCGCATGGGCGGTGCTTCAGGCTCCTGCCGCCGACGTTGCCGCATGGCTGGCCGCTATCCCCGCTGCCATCGGCCTGGGCTATGCCCTGGGGCGCGCCCCCGCCGCCCACAAGCACGCCGCCCTGCACGAAACGACCGAGTCGCTGCGCCAGCAGGTGCGCGACCTCGTGGCCCTGCGCGACGTGGCATTGGCCCTGGGCGCGACCTTCGATCATGACGCCATCCTCGCCCAGATCCCGCACATCCTGGTCGATCTGCTCCAGGTCGAGCGCGGACTGGTGCTGCTCTATGACGAGAAGGAATCCACATGGCGCGTCGGCGCGTGCTGCGGCACGGCGCGCAGCAAACCGCACCCATCCGCGCTGAAACATCGCCAGGTGACCCTCTCCAACAGCGCACGCGATCCGCTCACAGCCTCCTGGCTGCGCGGGGAGCCGGTGCTGCACGACGATCCCGGCGTGGGGGCGTCGCCGCTGCGGGATCTGCTCGACTCCATCGGATTCCGGCGCTTCTACGCCGTGCCGCTGCGGATCGGTGAGCACCTGACGGGCGCGATCGTGGTCCACAGCGCGCCCAACAATCCGACGGTCACGCTGCGGCAGCGCAGCCTGCTCGACGCGCTGGCGGCCAATCTCGCCGTGACGCTGGAAAACGCACGCCTCTATCACCTGACTGACGAACAGCTGAATGCCCGCGTGCACGAGCTGCGCATCCTGGGCCAGATCGACCGCGAGCTGAACGCCGCGCTGAGCACCGACCGCGTGATCAACCTCACCTTCGACTGGGCGCTGCGCTTCACCGGCAGCCACACCGCCGCGCTCGCCGTGATCGATCTCGACACGGAGCGCGTGTCATTCGTCTCCGCCTACGGCTACAGCCCCGACGAATGGGCGCACCTGCGAGCCGCCGTAACATCGATTCACACGGGCGTCACCGGGCGCGTGGCCCGCAGCGGCGAACCGGCCATCGTGTCCAACGTGGCCGAGGACCCCGACTACATCGACGTGGTGCAAAATATCCGGTCGCTGCTGGTCGTGCCGATGGTCCGCGAGGAGCGCGTGACCGGCGTGCTGCTGCTGAGCAGCTACGACCTCGACAGCTTCACGCCCGACGACCTGGAATTCACCGGTCGGTTGGCGACGCGCGTCGCCGTCGCGCTGGACAACGCGCGCCTGTTCGACGCCACCCAGCGCGAGCAGCAAAAGCTGGAAGTGATTCTGGGCAGCACCACCGACGCAGTGATCGTCGTGGAGCACAGCGGGCGGCTGGCGTTGGTCAACCAGGCGGCGCTGGCGAGCTTCCACATGCCGCCCAGAATCGCCTATACGGAGCATTCGTTCGAGGAGGTGTTCGCGGACACGCCGCTGGTCCGTCTCTACCGCCGCGCGCGCCAGCTCGACCATGCGCTGATGGAAGAGATCAAGCTGCCCGACGACCGCACGTACCATACCAGCCTCGTGCCGGTGGCTGAGGTCGGCTGGAGCATCGTGCTGCACGACGTCACCCCGTTCAAGCGCACCGAACAGCTCAAGACGGAGCTGGTCGCCACGGCCTCGCACGACCTCAAGAATCCGCTGAGCGTGATTCTGGGCTATCTCGACCTGATCACGATGACGCACACGCTGACGCCGCAGGGCGCGGAGTACATATCGCGCGTGCATCTGGCCGTCACGCACATGCGCGAGCTGATCGACGACCTGTTGGACATGGCGCGCATCGAAAGCGGACTGACCCTGCGCTATACGCCGATCAGCCTGCCGATGCTGGTTGTGCAGGAAGTGCAGACGCAGGCCGTCAAGGCCGATCAGAAGCAGATCCGGGTCACCGTGCAGGCCCCGCCCGACCTGCCCTTCATCCAGGCGGACGAGCAGCGGCTGCGCCAGATCATCGGCAATCTGATCAGCAACGCGCTCAAGTACACGCCGGAGGGCGGCAACGTCTCCATCCACGCCGAACAGCGCGGCGACGCGGTACGTGTCGCGATTCACGACACCGGAATCGGCATCAGCCCGGAAGACCAGGCGCAGATCTTCACGCGCTTTTACCGGGTGCGCTCGCCGGAAACCGAGGGGATCGAAGGCACGGGCCTGGGGCTGGCGATCGTGAAAAACCTCGTCGAGGCGCACGGCGGCCAGATCGGGCTGGAAAGCCGCCTGGGCGAAGGCTCGACCTTCTTCTTCACGCTGCCGATACATCCAATCGAGGTGAGCGAGAAGAATCACACCGCGCCGGAACTGTAA
- a CDS encoding ice-binding family protein — protein MLDRPHLPRQIVSFILLLGLTVSLITPNQVSAQTSPTLGTADSFGVLAGSAVTNTGPSVITGDLGVSPGSAVTGFPPGTVTGTTHSADAVAIQAQIDAVAAYGILASAPCVSDMSGTDLGGLTLPPGVYCFAAGAQLTGALTLDAGGASNAVWIFQMVSTLTTADASSVSVINGGSYCNVWWQVGSSATLNTGTTFAGNILALTSISLLTNASVAGRVLAQTGAVTMDSNTIYTSACVAPPPLPTAVPTVAPTEPSSPATDGGTSSTTDGASTTDGASTTDGASATDGASTTDGAPTTDEALTAEGALPIVGLPNTGGAPLQSANWATNPMSRQSADPLTIPDPRGDPEPSLLDGPADVLMEIQIPALDIIAPILSVGLGAANTMDVPVNMAPSDSMWQTVFWYRGSRIPGDIGTATFAGHVTDLIGQPGVFANLHDLQIGDLIVVQDKRTGQSVSFIVTETEIYTSQEAADPAVNARIFGSISEVESHLTLITCTGAWVDGSFDRHLVVYATRASYPVSLISPDTSFR, from the coding sequence ATGCTAGATCGACCCCATCTCCCCAGACAAATCGTAAGTTTCATTTTACTCCTTGGGCTAACTGTATCCCTCATAACACCGAACCAAGTGAGCGCTCAGACCAGCCCGACCCTAGGCACCGCAGACTCCTTCGGAGTTCTAGCCGGATCAGCGGTGACCAATACGGGTCCATCCGTCATCACCGGCGACCTGGGCGTCTCACCGGGAAGTGCGGTCACGGGATTTCCTCCGGGCACTGTGACAGGAACGACACATTCGGCTGATGCGGTCGCGATCCAGGCTCAGATCGATGCGGTCGCCGCGTACGGCATACTGGCGAGTGCGCCGTGTGTTAGTGATATGAGCGGCACGGATCTGGGTGGTTTGACGCTCCCACCCGGAGTCTATTGTTTTGCCGCAGGTGCCCAGTTGACAGGGGCGCTCACGCTCGATGCCGGTGGTGCTTCCAATGCGGTGTGGATCTTCCAAATGGTCAGTACCCTCACGACCGCAGACGCTTCGTCGGTTAGTGTTATCAATGGCGGGAGCTATTGTAACGTATGGTGGCAGGTTGGCAGTTCCGCAACGCTTAACACAGGCACCACGTTTGCAGGCAACATTCTCGCGCTCACAAGTATCAGTTTGCTAACAAATGCAAGCGTAGCTGGCCGGGTGTTGGCGCAAACGGGCGCAGTGACGATGGACAGCAACACTATCTACACGTCGGCTTGCGTTGCCCCGCCACCGCTACCCACAGCAGTGCCGACGGTAGCACCAACTGAACCGTCATCACCGGCAACCGATGGAGGGACATCATCGACAACCGATGGGGCCTCGACCACCGATGGGGCGTCGACCACTGATGGGGCATCGGCAACCGATGGGGCGTCGACCACTGATGGGGCGCCGACCACTGATGAGGCATTGACAGCCGAGGGGGCATTGCCAATCGTTGGTTTGCCGAACACGGGCGGTGCCCCTCTACAATCCGCCAATTGGGCTACCAATCCGATGTCACGTCAATCGGCAGATCCGCTGACGATCCCAGATCCGCGTGGTGATCCGGAACCCAGTTTGCTCGACGGACCTGCTGACGTATTGATGGAAATCCAGATCCCGGCGCTCGACATCATTGCTCCCATACTCAGCGTCGGGCTTGGGGCCGCGAACACGATGGATGTGCCCGTAAACATGGCCCCCAGCGATTCCATGTGGCAGACGGTATTCTGGTATCGTGGCAGCAGGATTCCGGGTGACATCGGCACGGCGACGTTCGCCGGGCATGTGACCGATTTGATTGGGCAGCCCGGTGTTTTCGCCAATCTGCATGATCTACAAATAGGCGACCTCATCGTCGTCCAGGATAAACGAACTGGACAAAGTGTTTCCTTCATCGTGACCGAGACGGAGATATACACGAGCCAGGAAGCCGCCGATCCAGCCGTTAATGCCCGAATCTTTGGCTCTATCAGCGAAGTGGAATCGCATCTGACGTTGATCACCTGTACCGGAGCGTGGGTTGACGGATCATTCGATCGCCATCTGGTCGTTTACGCAACACGCGCGAGTTACCCTGTAAGCTTAATAAGCCCTGACACTAGTTTTCGTTGA
- a CDS encoding PHP domain-containing protein translates to MATQRADDRWMIEMHCHTEWSKDCLNRIEQVRRAAQRRGINRILVTDHNTAEGALTWAQLDPDLFIPGEEVMTTQGELLAWFVKESVPARLTPQETIRRLRDQGAVISVAHPFDRVRKGAWAEEDLNQIVDLVDCIEVFNARCFFDGDNFKAQAYAAAHDKPGTAGSDAHIPYEYGRAMMRVAPFDDAEGLLESIKGGEIVARRSAWWVHGGSSYAKYMKRYGLKKRLWEGG, encoded by the coding sequence ATGGCGACGCAGCGTGCGGATGATCGCTGGATGATCGAGATGCACTGCCACACCGAGTGGTCGAAGGACTGCCTGAACCGGATCGAACAGGTGCGGCGCGCGGCCCAACGGCGCGGCATCAACCGTATTCTGGTGACCGATCACAACACGGCGGAGGGCGCGCTGACCTGGGCGCAGCTCGACCCCGATCTGTTCATCCCCGGCGAAGAGGTCATGACCACGCAGGGCGAGTTGCTGGCGTGGTTCGTCAAGGAGAGCGTGCCTGCCCGCCTGACGCCGCAAGAGACGATTCGCCGCCTGCGCGACCAGGGCGCGGTGATCAGCGTGGCGCACCCCTTCGACCGCGTGCGCAAAGGCGCGTGGGCGGAGGAAGACCTGAACCAGATCGTGGATCTCGTCGACTGTATCGAGGTGTTCAACGCGCGCTGCTTCTTCGACGGCGACAACTTCAAGGCCCAGGCGTATGCAGCGGCGCACGACAAGCCGGGCACCGCCGGATCAGACGCGCACATCCCCTACGAGTACGGGCGCGCGATGATGCGCGTCGCGCCGTTCGACGATGCGGAAGGGCTGCTAGAGTCGATCAAGGGCGGCGAGATCGTGGCCCGGCGCAGCGCGTGGTGGGTGCACGGCGGCAGCAGTTACGCCAAGTACATGAAGCGCTACGGGCTGAAGAAACGCCTGTGGGAAGGCGGGTAG